In one window of Brassica rapa cultivar Chiifu-401-42 chromosome A07, CAAS_Brap_v3.01, whole genome shotgun sequence DNA:
- the LOC103830520 gene encoding B-box zinc finger protein 22 — MKIQCNVCETAEAAVLCCADEAALCLACDEKVHTANKLAGKHQRVPLSVSSSSKPKCDICQEATGFFFCLQDRALLCRKCDVAIHTVNPHVSAHQRFLLTGIRVGLESTTDTGPSTPSNDDKTNERKPPTSEPQKLDLDHHNHQVGLPETKVSDHISTKLPIASSGSAATGSISQWQIDEIFGLTDFDQSYEYMENNGSSKADTSRRGDSDSSSMMRSGEEDGEDNSNCLGGGETSWAVPQIHSPPTASGLNWPRHFNHHSMFVPHLSSSTHNTGSSPNQRVGKRRRF; from the exons ATGAAGATTCAGTGTAACGTCTGCGAGACGGCGGAAGCGGCGGTGCTATGTTGCGCCGATGAAGCTGCGTTGTGTTTGGCTTGCGATGAGAAAGTTCACACCGCTAATAAACTCGCCGGGAAACACCAGAGAGTCCCTCTCTCTGTCTCTTCCTCTTCCAAACCCAAATGCGATATTTGTCAG GAAGCTACTGGATTCTTCTTTTGTCTGCAAGATAGAGCTTTGCTATGTAGGAAATGTGATGTAGCAATCCACACTGTGAATCCTCATGTTTCAGCTCACCAGCGGTTTCTTCTTACTGGGATTAGAGTTGGTCTTGAATCTACTACGGACACAGGTCCTTCTACACCTTCCAATGATGACAAAACCAACGAGAGGAAACCACCTACATCTGAGCCTCAGAAGTTGGACTTAGATCATCATAATCATCAGGTGGGTTTACCGGAAACTAAAGTGAGTGATCACATTTCTACAAAGCTTCCTATTGCAAGCAGTGGATCAGCAGCTACTGGAAGCATTTCTCAGTGGCAAATAGATGAGATTTTCGGATTAACCGACTTTGATCAGAGCTATGAATACATGGAGAACAATGGATCATCTAAG gcGGATACTAGTAGGCGAGGAGATTCAGACAGTTCTTCAATGATGCGGTCGGGAGAGGAAGATGGAGAAGATAACAGTAACTGTTTGGGAGGAGGTGAGACATCATGGGCAGTTCCGCAGATTCATTCTCCACCAACAGCTTCTGGTCTAAACTGGCCTAGACATTTTAACCACCACTCGATGTTTGTTCCGCATTTAtcttcttcaactcataacacCGGTTCATCCCCTAACCAGAGGGTTGGGAAGCGAAGACGGTTCTAA
- the LOC103830522 gene encoding VQ motif-containing protein 10-like, producing MSERGKVKPEPMKVVFINTQYVETDTRSFKTVVQELTGKDAIVAPGPFESPSTSDVRCYGGGSKIVEDSRRSNGGGGEVGTTTEFDRFFKEMPPMEELYKLWSDN from the coding sequence ATGTCTGAAAGAGGGAAAGTGAAACCGGAGCCAATGAAAGTTGTGTTCATTAACACACAATACGTTGAAACAGATACACGTAGCTTCAAGACTGTTGTTCAAGAACTCACCGGTAAGGATGCCATCGTAGCCCCCGGTCCTTTCGAGTCTCCATCCACTTCCGACGTCCGTTGTTACGGTGGAGGTAGTAAAATAGTCGAAGATTCCAGACGGAGCAATGGCGGTGGAGGAGAAGTGGGGACGACGACTGAGTTTGATAGATTTTTCAAGGAGATGCCTCCAATGGAGGAGTTGTATAAACTATGGTCAGATAATTGA
- the LOC103830521 gene encoding interactor of constitutive active ROPs 4, producing the protein MMPKPSVRGGSELPQRQSPRLRLSSTVSSAPHNLHRPITDRSPKLGPDRRSPRSGGPHSDPLAQKKLGSRISGLESQLGQAQDELRLLKEQLSKAEAAKKRVQEELHKKRSKKPNPNALERDDIPGDGRQETDVFEVLPVEKAKEVDDEEHQINVLKARLYDLEIERVSLNKENESLKDQLKKTGSEMSFAKAKEDEIALKVSQIREELEESNENTAQLKKKLESVEEAKESLEAEMEKLRVQTEQWKKAADAAAAVLSGGMGMNGGFSEQCGSMEKHFAGRFVGSPGMAADDWDDGSGSGKRKGSGMKMFGDLWRKKGQK; encoded by the exons ATGATGCCAAAACCAAG TGTTAGAGGAGGTTCAGAGTTGCCTCAGAGGCAATCTCCAAGGCTGAGGTTATCATCAACAGTTTCCTCTGCTCCGCATAATCTCCACCGTCCAATTACAGACAGGAGTCCAAAGCTTGGTCCTGACCGTAGATCTCCGAGGAGTGGTGGGCCTCACAGTGATCCGTTGGCTCAGAAGAAGCTTGGAAGTCGCATCTCTGGCTTGGAGTCACAGCTAGGACAAGCTCAAGATGAGTTGAGATTGCTCAAAGAACAGTTATCTAAAGCTGAAGCTGCCAAGAAACGTGTTCAAGAAGAGCTTCACAAGAAGAGATCCAAGAAACCAAACCCTAATGCTCTGGAGAGAGACGACATTCCTGGAGATGGACGTCAAGAGACTGATGTCTTCGAGGTTCTTCCTGTTGAGAAAGCAAAAGAAGTTGATGATGAGGAACACCAAATCAACGTGTTGAAAGCTAGACTCTACGACCTGGAGATCGAAAGAGTATCACTCAACAAGGAGAACGAGAGCTTGAAGGATCAGTTGAAGAAGACAGGCTCAGAAATGTCCTTCGCAAAGGCTAAAGAGGATGAGATAGCTTTGAAAGTGAGTCAGATTAGGGAAGAACTGGAAGAAAGTAATGAGAACACAGCGCAGCTAAAGAAGAAGCTTGAGTCCGTGGAAGAAGCAAAAGAGAGTCTAGAAGCTGAGATGGAGAAGCTGAGAGTGCAAACCGAGCAATGGAAGAAAGCAGCAGATGCTGCAGCTGCGGTTCTGTCTGGAGGAATGGGGATGAATGGTGGGTTCTCAGAGCAGTGCGGGTCAATGGAGAAGCATTTTGCAGGGCGGTTTGTGGGATCACCAGGAATGGCTGCTGATGATTGGGATGATGGGTCAGGAAGTGGGAAGAGGAAAGGTTCAGGGATGAAGATGTTTGGTGACTTGTGGAGGAAGAAAGGTCagaaatga
- the LOC103830518 gene encoding protein trichome birefringence-like 42: MNFHQVILLLLLIFLVDLSDRNVKANANYNATGYEDGTSKCNIYEGTWIYDKSSGPLYGTSSCPFLGLDCQKFGRPDKKYLHYRWKPTGCDIPSFNGQDFLTRFKGKKILFVGDSLSKNMWVSLSCMLHAAVHNVSYNFMPDKSLSTFTIPEYGISVNFLKNGFLVDLVMDKTRGWILKLDSISTGNQWLGSDVVIFNTFHWWGHTGRAKTWGYFQVGDKVVKEMDRMEAFKIALTTWAKWVDQNIDPSKTRVFYQGVSPVHLNGSDWGEPGKSCLGETEPVEGSNYPHTNEGEDIVKSVIRGMAKPVSLLDVTTMTELRKDGHPSIYAGGGSKLNDCSHWCLPGLPDAWNQLLYTDLLGNV, translated from the exons atgaatttccATCAGGTCAtacttctccttcttcttatttttcttgttgATTTATCAGATCGCAATGTAAAAGCTAATGCTAATTACAACGCAACTGGTTACGAGGATGGGACATCAAAGTGTAACATTTACGAAGGGACTTGGATTTATGACAAATCTTCTGGTCCTCTTTATGGAACATCGTCTTGTCCGTTTCTCGGACTAGATTGCCAAAAGTTTGGTCGGCCGGACAAGAAGTACCTCCACTACCGATGGAAACCGACCGGATGCGACATCCCAAG CTTCAACGGACAAGATTTCTTGACGAGATTCAAAGGGAAGAAAATACTGTTTGTGGGAGATTCACTAAGCAAAAATATGTGGGTGTCGCTAAGTTGCATGCTTCACGCGGCCGTTCATAACGTTAGTTATAATTTCATGCCCGATAAGTCCCTCTCTACGTTCACCATTCCG GAATACGGAATATCTGTAAATTTCCTGAAGAATGGGTTCCTGGTGGATTTGGTAATGGACAAAACAAGAGGATGGATACTGAAACTGGATTCGATCAGTACCGGAAACCAATGGTTGGGTTCAGATGTTGTCATCTTCAACACTTTCCACTGGTGGGGTCACACTGGTCGTGCTAAGAC ATGGGGCTATTTTCAAGTGGGGGACAAGGTAGTGAAAGAGATGGATAGAATGGAAGCTTTCAAGATTGCTTTAACAACTTGGGCTAAGTGGGTTGATCAGAACATTGATCCTTcaaaaactagggttttctatCAAGGCGTTTCTCCTGTTCATCTAAA TGGGTCTGATTGGGGTGAACCTGGGAAGAGTTGCTTGGGAGAGACGGAACCAGTGGAAGGATCAAATTACCCCCACACAAACGAAGGTGAGGATATAGTGAAAAGTGTGATCCGAGGGATGGCTAAACCGGTGAGTCTCCTAGACGTGACGACTATGACGGAGCTGAGAAAGGATGGTCACCCTTCTATCTATGCCGGTGGAGGCAGTAAGTTAAATGACTGTAGCCATTGGTGCCTCCCTGGACTCCCTGATGCATGGAACCAGCTTCTCTATACCGATCTTCTTGGAAATGTTTAG